A section of the Fusarium falciforme chromosome 8, complete sequence genome encodes:
- a CDS encoding Mannosyltransferase, producing MPSIQAATAPPSSLDRARNQRNRPVFLRDIFVIRLINAWWIATFFQPDEFFQSLEPAWDLAFGPRSGAWLTWEWQHQLRSSLHPALFAGAYLAADFIASHVLPMGILRAAILVAAPRTLQAGIAALGDWYTWQLAVSIYGDNSNVSFFALFLQLFNPWQWYCSTRTFSNSLEMTLTVMALYYWPWELLGAAQTTKENPKPVPVLRNLWPLRASLCLAAFAVILRPTNILIWATIALVALTRISLQGTSPLTPSTVLVLLREAILCGSLVLAVSITSDRLYFGFWTFPPYNFLYFNLSKSLAVFYGRNPWHYYLFQGLPLICTTSLPFALLALYKPSAPAVSASQLNALKTLAYTVFTTIGALSVISHKEVRFIYPLLPALSILAAPYAAAFFTSQPAPTTNNPHPRPQIRNKSYLLAALGVNIFLAGYLSFLHQPAPLNVLSYLRHEYERIHPDSVKLAQTTRFSSPPDEEEELFALFLMPCHSTPWRSHLVYPGLRAYALTCEPPLHTQPNTPERENYRDEADRFYDNPIPFLTTELFSPAKPLSVPRYIVGFEGVEPWLDEFIKTPEAQTLGLSKIRRVWGGFNGFFNEDWRRAGKMIVWDTGVYGNAPPEKA from the exons ATGCCTTCAATACAAGCGGCAACAGCACCACCGTCATCTTTGGATCGCGCTCGGAATCAGAGGAACCGTCCTGTATTCCTCCGTGATATATTCGTCATCCGTCTCATCAATGCTTGGTGGATCGCCACCTTTTTTCAGCCTGATGAGTTCTTTCAGTCTCTTGAGCCGGCTTGGGATCTGGCTTTTGGTCCCCGGAGCGGTGCTTGGCTAACATGG GAATGGCAACATCAACTTCGATCCTCCCTCCATCCCGCCCTCTTCGCTGGCGCATACCTCGCCGCCGACTTCATCGCGAGCCATGTCCTTCCCATGGGTATCCTCCGAGCCGCCATCCTTGTTGCAGCTCCTCGGACTCTCCAAGCTGGAATCGCCGCCCTAGGTGACTGGTACACCTGGCAACTTGCCGTGTCCATCTACGGCGACAACAGCAACGTCTCCTTCTTTGCT CTCTTCCTTCAGCTCTTTAACCCTTGGCAATGGTATTGCTCCACCCGCACTTTTTCAAACTCCCTCGAGATGACTCTTACTGTAATGGCGCTGTACTACTGGCCCTGGGAGCTCCTCGGCGCTGCGCAGACGACAAAGGAGAACCCCAAGCCAGTCCCCGTTCTCCGTAACCTTTGGCCTCTCCGCGCATCTCTCTGCCTTGCCGCCTTTGCTGTTATTCTTCGCCCGACAAATATTCTCATCTGGGCTACTATTGCCCTGGTCGCTCTCACTAGGATCTCTCTTCAAGGGACCTCACCTCTGACGCCCTCTACCGTGCTCGTCTTGCTGCGCGAGGCTATCTTGTGCGGTTCTCTTGTCCTCGCTGTCTCCATCACCTCAGACCGCCTTTACTTTGGCTTCTGGACGTTCCCCCCTTACAACTTCCTCTACTTCAACCTCTCCAAGTCCCTTGCCGTCTTTTATGGCCGGAACCCCTGGCACTACTACCTCTTTCAGGGACTTCCCCTTATCTGCACCACCAGTCTCCCATTTGCGCTCCTCGCTTTGTATAAGCCAAGTGCTCCCGCCGTCTCAGCTAGCCAGCTCAACGCTCTCAAGACGCTGGCGTATACCGTCTTTACTACTATTGGCGCTCTCTCAGTCATCTCCCACAAGGAGGTCCGCTTCATCTATCCCCTCCTCCCAGCGCTCAGCATTCTCGCCGCTCCATATGCCGctgccttcttcacctcACAGCCCGCTCCCACTACCAACAACCCCCATCCTCGCCCTCAAATCCGCAACAAATCCTATCTCCTCGCTGCCCTGGGCGTAaacatcttcctcgccggTTACCTCTCCTTTCTCCACCAGCCTGCTCCTCTCAATGTCCTCTCGTACCTCCGCCATGAGTATGAGCGCATTCATCCGGACTCGGTAAAGCTCGCACAAACCACACGCTTCTCCTCGCCcccagatgaagaggaggagctcttTGCCCTATTCCTCATGCCTTGCCACTCTACGCCCTGGCGCTCACACCTTGTCTACCCTGGCCTACGCGCCTACGCCCTCACATGTGAACCGCCCTTGCATACTCAGCCGAATACCCCTGAACGAGAAAACTACCGCGACGAGGCCGACCGCTTTTATGACAACCCCATTCCTTTCCTTACAACGGAGCTATTCAGCCCGGCCAAGCCCCTCTCTGTGCCTCGCTACATCGTCGGCTTTGAGGGTGTCGAGCCTTGGCTAGATGAATTCATCAAGACACCAGAGGCGCAGACCCTCGGGTTGTCCAAGATTCGTCGTGTTTGGGGAGGCTTCAACGGCTTCTTCAATGAGGATTGGCGACGTGCAGGCAAGATGATTGTTTGGGACACGGGAGTATATGGCAACGCACCACCTGAAAAGGCGTAA
- a CDS encoding Multifunctional tryptophan biosynthesis protein, with translation MGSADIIDHSPHQADPSPPIPTASNLILIDNYDSFTWNIYQYLVLAGATVTVYRNDKVTVEELVAKKPTQIIISPGPGHPESDSGVSRDVIRHFAGKLPIFGVCMGLQCIFNVYGGEVSSAGEWLHGKTSPLTHDAKGVFAGLNQGVPVTRYHSLAGTHVTLPDELEVTSWVAKPDGSPGVIQGVRHKKYTIEGVQFHPESILTEGGRAMITNFLRMQGGTWEENTEFQKSAAAKEKDSEAPKSKKNNILQRIYANRKAAVDAQKQIPSQRMQDLQVAYDLNAAPPQIPFVSRLRQSPFDVALMAEIKRGSPSKGIFALDICAPAQARKYALAGASVISVLTEPEWFKGSIEDLRAVRQVLDGMPNRPAILRKEFIFDEYQILEARLAGADTVLLIVKMLETELLERLYKYSLSLGMEPLVEVQNAEEMTTAVKLGAKVIGVNNRNLESFEVDLNTTGRLRSMVPETTIICALSGINTHDDVLMNKKDGVNAVLVGEAIMRAPDASVFISQLCSGSEPPATTDVPSSLYVKICGTRSAEAALKAAESGANFVGICLVPGAKRCISHETALAISEAVHSYSSTQKYETQVAEVDNKARDFFATASARLRSPRTQLVGIFQNQPLSEVLEKQKQYNLDLVQLHGEEPLEWASLIPVPVIRCFKPGQVGVGRRGYHTIPLLDSGSGSGKLLDVSNVKAVLEEDPELRVFLAGGLNPDNVAEAVKALGPLAERVIGVDVSSGVEEGGKQSLDKIVAFIKAAKEIR, from the exons ATGGGCTCCGCAGATATCATTGATCACTCACCGCACCAAGCAGACCCTTCGCCTCCCATCCCAACAGCTTccaacctcatcctcattgACAACTACGATTCTTTCACCTGGAACATTTACCAATACCTCGTTCTCGCCGGTGCCACTGTTACTGTCTATCGAAATGACAAGGTTACGGTAGAGGAATTGGTTGCCAAGAAGCCTACACAAATCATCATCAGCCCTGGACCTGGTCATCCTGAGTCCGACTCTGGAGTGAGCCGCGATGTCATCCGCCACTTTGCGGGCAAGCTCCCCATCTTTGGTGTCTGCATGGGCTT GCAATGCATCTTCAACGTCTATGGTGGAGAAGTCAGCTCAGCCGGGGAGTGGCTTCATGGCAAGACTTCCCCTTTGACTCATGATGCCAAGGGTGTTTTTGCTGGCCTCAACCAAGGTGTACCAGTCACTCGTTACCATTCTCTTGCAGGTACTCATGTTACCTTGCCTGACGAGCTTGAAGTCACTTCTTGGGTTGCCAAGCCTGATGGTTCCCCTGGTGTCATTCAAGGTGTCCGCCACAAGAAGTACACCATTGAGGGTGTTCAGTTCCATCCTGAGAGTATCTTGACTGAAGGTGGACGGGCTATGATCACCAACTTCCTTCGCATGCAAGGAGGCACCTGGGAGGAGAACACCGAGTTCCAGAAGTCAGCCgccgccaaggagaaggactcgGAGGcccccaagtccaagaagaacaacaTCCTACAGCGAATCTATGCAAACCGAAAGGCTGCTGTTGATGCCCAAAAGCAGATTCCTTCTCAGAGAATGCAGGATCTTCAAGTTGCCTACGATCTCAACGCCGCCCCTCCACAGATCCCCTTTGTTAGCCGGTTACGACAGTCTCCTTTCGACGTTGCCCTCATGGCTGAGATCAAGCGTGGGTCTCCGTCCAAGGGTATCTTTGCCCTTGACATTTGTGCACCCGCGCAGGCTCGCAAGTATGCCTTGGCCGGAGCGAGTGTCATTTCGGTGCTCACTGAGCCCGAGTGGTTCAAGGGCAGCATCGAAGATCTGAGAGCTGTTCGACAGGTCTTGGATGGCATGCCTAACCGACCCGCGATTCTGCGAAAGGAGTTCATCTTTGATGAGTATCAAATCCTTGAGGCGCGCTTGGCCGGTGCCGATACTGTCCTTCTTATCGTAAAGATGCTCGAGACCGAGTTGTTGGAACGCTTGTACAAGTACTCGCTTTCCCTCGGCATGGAGCCTCTTGTTGAGGTTCAAAATGCAGAGGAGATGACAACAGCAGTCAAGCTTGGTGCCAAGGTCATTGGTGTCAACAACCGCAACTTGGAAAGCTTCGAGGTTGACCTCAACACCACTGGCCGGTTGCGAAGCATGGTTCCCGAAACCACCATCATCTGTGCCCTGAGCGGCATCAACACCCATGATGATGTCTTGATGAACAAGAAGGATGGCGTCAACGCCGTCTTGGTTGGTGAGGCCATCATGAGGGCCCCTGATGCCAGTGTCTTCATCAGCCAACTATGCTCGGGATCTGAGCCTCCAGCTACCACAGACGTCCCCTCCTCCCTCTATGTCAAGATTTGCGGTACTCGAAGCGCCGAGGCCGCACTCAAAGCCGCCGAATCCGGTGCCAACTTTGTAGGCATCTGCCTTGTCCCAGGTGCCAAGCGATGCATTTCTCATGAGACTGCTCTTGCGATCTCAGAAGCCGTGCACTCGTACTCTAGCACGCAAAAGTACGAAACTCAGGTGGCAGAAGTTGACAACAAGGCCCGAGACTTCTTTGCTACCGCCTCTGCCAGACTCAGGAGCCCTCGGACTCAACTCGTTGGTATTTTCCAAAACCAGCCCCTGAGCGAGgtcttggagaagcagaagcagtaTAACCTCGACTTGGTGCAACTCCATGGTGAGGAGCCCCTAGAGTGGGCCAGTCTCATCCCCGTGCCTGTCATCCGATGCTTCAAGCCCGGCCAAGTTGGTGTCGGCCGTCGTGGGTATCACACCATTCCCCTGTTGGACTCGGGTTCGGGCTCAggcaagctcctcgatgTCTCGAATGTCAAGGCAGTCCTTGAGGAGGACCCCGAGCTCCGGGTCTTCCTGGCTGGTGGATTGAACCCTGACAACGTGGCagaggctgtcaaggcttTGGGACCTCTGGCTGAGCGAGTGATTGGTGTCGATGTGAGCAGCGGCGTGGAAGAGGGTGGAAAGCAGAGTTTGGATAAGATCGTGGCCTTTATCAAGGCGGCAAAAGAAATTCGATAG
- a CDS encoding BRCT domain-containing protein: MPPQIFKGRVLAAAGPLPGQLTVENLKRWALIRNGDFVDHFDEDVTHLLCTREQFDKRVPRVKDALKRGKRFHIVHCDWFEFSAVKNKRLPEKEFSMRNILAKQNAKRRERARIEKGKRDGEKFVNTNFYHIYRDRSNFAYQLDISRDDEAAGEFGQKYTLCLWESNAKPHLYWFTAKFTKRKGNSQPTYHRPSVCPDKWRPQMDLFMEFFRVKTGIPWEDRVTLAMTMPSSYFQYEPPTGGKPSGRRLRFDSEYCQQINAELRGLPWPPVEEAEVETPKEVHDSEPILEYGEGEGEASFPTGGEAGEEDAASDEDDEAEQDADMESDEDTSQEGQYAAVDVEVEDAPSTPVSAIFDSTTATESTAPPSQSQESGCEQSPKHHVSEDAEDSKDMTFSTDDAESG, from the exons ATGCCTCCTCAAATCTTCAAGGGCCGTGTCCTCGCCGCGGCAGGTCCTCTCCCAGGACAGTTGACGGTTGAAAACTTGAAGCGATGGGCCTTGATCCGCAATGGTGACTTTGTTGACCACTTTGACGAAGATGTCACTCACCTGCTCTGCACCAGAGAACAGTTTGACAAGAGGGTTCCCAGGG TCAAGGATGCGTTGAAGCGTGGGAAACGCTTTCATATTGTTCACTGCGACTGGTTCGAGTTCTCGGCGGTCAAGAACAAGCGTCTCCCTGAGAAGGAGTTTTCCATGAGGAACATTCTCGCAAAACAGAACGCAAAGAGACGTGAGAGAGCACGTATTGAAAAGGGGAAGAGAGATGGTGAAAAGTTTGTCAACACGA ACTTTTACCATATCTACAGAGATCGAAGCAACTTTGCCTACCAGCTTGACATTTCACGCGACGACGAAGCTGCTGGTGAATTTGGACAGAAGTATACACTCTGC CTCTGGGAGTCCAATGCAAAGCCTCACCTGTACTGGTTCACTGCTAAGTTCACCAAGCGCAAAGGGAACTCTCAGCCTACCTATCATCGGCCAAGTGTATGCCCAGACAAGTGGCGTCCGCAGATGGATCTCTTCATGGAGTTCTTTCGGGTCAAGACTGGTATCCCCTGGGAAGATCGGGTGACACTTGCCATGACGATGCCGAGCTCATATTTTCAATATGAGCCCCCA ACTGGTGGTAAACCTTCGGGGAGACGTCTGCGCTTCGATTCCGAGTATTGCCAGCAGATCAACGCCGAGCTACGAGGTCTTCCATGGCCCCCTGTTGAGGAGGCCGAAGTCGAGACTCCCAAAGAAGTCCATGATTCAGAACCCATTTTGGAGTATGGGGAAGGCGAGGGAGAAGCGTCTTTTCCCACTGGTGGAGAGGCGGGAGAGGAGGACGCTGCCagtgacgaggacgatgaagcTGAGCAGGATGCCGACATGGAATCCGATGAGGATACTAGTCAGGAAGGCCAGTATGCTGCTGTAGATGTGGAAGTTGAAGATGCCCCGTCAACCCCAGTCTCGGCCATCTTTGACAGCACCACCGCTACAGAATCCACAGCTCCACCTTCTCAAAGTCAGGAGAGTGGCTGTGAGCAGTCTCCTAAACATCACGTCTCTGAAGATGCGGAGGACTCGAAGGATATGACATTTTCAACGGACGATGCTGAATCTGGGTGA
- a CDS encoding Rho-GAP domain-containing protein, which translates to MTSAAPNPNQANQPQLQINNATSPPNRRDLKSWWKGFKLPSKHQDPQETRSQGIFGVPLRQSITYANVAISLIDENGKSYIYGYVPIVVAKCGVFLKEKATGIEGIFRLSGSEKRIKELKTIFDSPDRYGKGLVWDGYTVHDAANVLRRYLNDLPEPVVPLDLYEKFRDPLRGATKQAVGDLEGPQFVDNFNEKAAIERYQRLITELPPLNRQLLLYILDLLAVFAAKADENRMNSQNLAAIFQPGMLSHPNHAMAPEEYRLNQCVIIFLIENQDHFLIGMQGTAADEKTKKEVESGTPSAPLTPNPNRSSSLDRSASNASAGAASVRRDGKLRRNRSVSSRNSRNDGTSTPNSPALTATPTTGGLARSNTVPSKKSPALAGGRFQRQDGSRPRSPAHLEPLTQLNAGESVDQSPQSTRSTDISASGHLTPTRAPVTGRSQERLLEVPQEAPTPTKERNLPSIFRGLPSDSSGRQPNKLKKKRIPGSLNPSAQSSNASLSYTHQTATSPNLELPNPMEHPQQHEQEQHVLSQQPQSQPPAPIREERHREHLEQQQDRLHGQQHPQETQLTPPASLVQQKSDVSSEHTPRASQASSNQSLHPDNTLKSKKSPPTSLHSSFNEGSDLDQVLDEQSITTIEQAEKEKKKRWRLSRSKNADNGASTPSGLTSPRMVLGLNENADVSNLSISSSSHRPRKSESSDRPVMLGDAHSGFDSGRDNDSKGPIGWIRNKYREAKESADARRNKSPPADRTNLSATSFAPRGKSLDIKRDGPKEGEKQASSPPAQHASLAAATGAPAVASTLAAAVGPTFAPAPSAAPVAQPATITLVNQVPQQQPRPSQIQAQPKPLAPQQYQAQHQPKPQPQPEPQVQQQPQPHQQQPVLPPAPQHTVTQTSAPAPAPAPAPTPAPAPAPASAPAASPAPQSPQQKESQDAPQPQPQPEQQQEEKPEEKPEEKPEEKPVQVSEQPPASLPAQSEQPQSLQSPQAQPPQPQSEPTKQEQ; encoded by the exons ATGACGTCCGCCGCACCCAACCCGAACCAGGCCAACCAGCCGCAGCTTCAGATCAACAATGCCACATCGCCTCCGAACAGACGCGATCTCAAGTCATGGTGGAAGGGTTTCAAGCTGCCCTCAAAGCACCAGGATCCCCAGG AAACCCGATCACAAGGCATCTTTGGTGTGCCTCTACGGCAAAGCATAACATATGCCAACGTCGCTATCTCCCTCATCGACGAAAATGGGAAGAGTTACATTTACGGTTATGTTCCCATAGTCGTCGCAAAGTGCGGCGTCTTTCTCAAAGAAAAGG CCACTGGTATTGAGGGCATCTTTCGTCTGAGCGGCTCGGAAAAGAGAATAAAGGAGCTCAAAACAATCTTCGATTCCCCCGATAGATACGGCAAGGGTCTCGTCTGGGATGGTTACACAGTTCACGATGCCGCAAACGTTCTACGGCGATATCTCAACGACCTCCCCGAACCTGTTGTTCCTCTCGATCTCTACGAAAAGTTCCGCGACCCTCTCCGAGGTGCAACGAAACAGGCTGTTGGCGACCTGGAAGGTCCCCAGTTCGTCGACAACTTCAACGAAAAGGCTGCTATCGAGAGGTACCAGCGGCTCATCACCGAGCTGCCACCCTTGAACAGACAGCTGCTTCTCTAcatccttgatcttcttgctgTTTTTGCCGCCAAGGCGGATGAGAATCGCATGAACTCGCAGAATCTCGCCGCCATCTTTCAGCCTGGTATGCTGTCTCACCCAAATCATGCCATGGCCCCCGAGGAGTATCGACTGAACCAGTGTGTCATCATTTTCTTGATTGAGAATCAAGATCACTTCCTCATTGGCATGCAGGGTACTGCTGCTGATGAGAAGACCAAGAAAGAGGTGGAATCTGGCACCCCTAGCGCACCCCTCACCCCTAACCCGAACCGAAGCTCCAGCTTGGACCGATCTGCATCTAATGCAAGTGCCGGTGCAGCCAGTGTGCGACGAGATGGAAAACTCCGAAGGAATCGATCCGTATCGTCAAGAAACTCGAGGAACGACGGAACTTCGACTCCCAACAGTCCGGCCCTGACAGCGACCCCAACGACAGGTGGGCTGGCCAGAAGTAACACGGTTCCATCCAAGAAGTCGCCAGCACTGGCTGGCGGGCGTTTCCAGAGACAAGATGGCTCTCGTCCTCGCTCTCCAGCTCACTTGGAACCCTTGACGCAGCTGAATGCTGGTGAGAGTGTTGACCAATCTCCCCAGTCAACGCGTTCGACCGATATCAGCGCTAGCGGTCATCTCACACCTACCCGAGCTCCGGTAACAGGCCGTAGCCAAGAGAGGCTACTCGAGGTGCCCCAAGAGGCTCCTACACCCACAAAAGAGCGAAATCTGCCCAGCATCTTCCGAGGATTGCCGTCAGATAGCAGTGGCAGGCAGCCTAAcaagctgaagaagaagcggatACCTGGCAGCCTGAACCCAAGCGCGCAGAGCTCCAATGCTTCGCTGTCGTATACCCACCAGACCGCAACCTCCCCTAACTTGGAGCTACCCAATCCCATGGAACATCCGCAACAACACGAACAGGAGCAACATGTGTTGTCACAACAACCGCAATCGCAGCCACCAGCGCCGATTCGAGAAGAGAGGCACCGTGAACAcctcgagcagcagcaagatcGACTCCATGGGcaacaacatcctcaagaGACTCAGCTCACTCCTCCAGCCTCTCTGGTGCAGCAGAAAAGCGATGTCTCCTCAGAACACACTCCAAGGGCATCTCAGGCATCTTCGAATCAAAGTCTTCATCCCGACAACACGTTGAAATCGAAGAAGTCGCCACCGACATCCCTGCACTCGTCTTTCAATGAGGGGTCTGATCTGGACCAGGTTCTCGATGAGCagtccatcaccaccattgaacaggctgagaaggaaaagaagaagcgatGGCGATTGTCGAGAAGTAAGAACGCTGACAATGGCGCCTCAACACCCTCTGGGCTGACCTCGCCACGCATGGTTCTCGGACTGAATGAGAACGCTGACGTGAGTAACCTGTCGATCTCAAGCTCGAGCCATCGACCCCGGAAAAGCGAGAGTTCCGACCGACCCGTCATGCTTGGTGATGCACACAGCGGTTTTGATTCAGGTCGGGACAACGATTCCAAGGGTCCTATAGGATGGATCAGGAACAAGTATCGCGAGGCAAAGGAGAGCGCCGATGCGAGGAGGAATAAGTCTCCTCCCGCTGATCGTACCAACTTGAGCGCGACAAGCTTCGCACCCCGTGGGAAGAGTTTGGACATCAAGCGAGACGGGCCcaaggagggcgagaagCAGGCTTCTAGCCCCCCGGCACAGCATGCTTCCCTTGCGGCCGCAACTGGAGCTCCAGCCGTTGCTTCAACTCTTGCCGCAGCTGTTGGCCCGACGTTTGCTCCGGCTCCCAGTGCAGCCCCTGTTGCTCAACCAGCCACCATCACTCTGGTGAACCAAgttcctcagcagcagccccgACCGTCGCAGATTCAGGCCCAACCTAAGCCTCTAGCCCCGCAGCAATACCAGGCTCAGCATCAGCCCAAGCCGCAGCCCCAACCCGAGCCTCAGGTTCAACAACAGCCCCAGCctcaccagcagcagcccgtCCTACCGCCTGCACCTCAGCACACGGTAACCCAGACCTCTGCTCCAGCTCCGGCACCAGCTCCGGCACCAACTCCGGCCCCTGCCCCCGCCCCTGCTTCGGCGCCAGCTGCATCTCCGGCTCCTCAGTCACCACAGCAGAAGGAATCTCAAGATGCGCCCCAGCCCCAGCCCCAGCCTGAACAGCAACAGGAAGAGAAGCCGGAAGAGAAGCCGGAAGAGAAGCCGGAAGAGAAGCCAGTTCAAGTGTCTGAGCAACCGCCTGCGTCACTCCCAGCACAGTCGGAGCAACCGCAGTCGCTGCAGTCACCGCAGGCACAGCCTCCACAACCACAGTCGGAGCCAACAAAACAGGAGCAATAG